From one Phocaeicola salanitronis DSM 18170 genomic stretch:
- a CDS encoding universal stress protein translates to MEDKLITLAILTYSKAQILQSVLENEGIESYIHNVNLIQPVISSGVRVRIKESDLPQALKIIESSSWLSSEILHEESPASPKASHVLIPIDFSPYSLKACDFGFRVAAKMHVDVVLLHVHFTPIYIPSLQYSTDNFGIPSIENAANMRSIMETVHKEMEDLAKIIDKKIEDGIYPKVKYTCLLREGVPEEEILSYARHEKPLIIVMGTRGEHQENLELIGSVTAEVIERSPVFVYAIPEQAPSKSIEDIHKVALFTSFDQRDLIAFDSLIKTFKDNQFEITFIHINSHEEKRTWNEITLAGIKEYFKKQYPQLEFDYVAVDESHLLNNIDQFIQTNKIDVICTSNYKRNIFARLFNPSMARKMLFHSNTPLLIIK, encoded by the coding sequence ATGGAAGATAAACTTATAACATTAGCTATTCTGACGTACTCGAAAGCCCAAATACTGCAATCTGTATTGGAAAATGAAGGGATTGAGTCTTATATTCATAATGTGAACTTGATTCAACCGGTTATTTCATCAGGAGTACGGGTGCGTATAAAAGAAAGTGATTTGCCGCAAGCATTGAAAATCATTGAAAGTTCTTCGTGGCTGTCTTCTGAGATATTGCATGAAGAATCTCCTGCGTCTCCCAAAGCCTCACATGTCTTAATACCTATCGACTTTTCTCCTTATTCATTGAAAGCTTGTGATTTTGGTTTTCGTGTGGCTGCAAAGATGCATGTAGATGTGGTGTTATTGCATGTGCATTTTACTCCTATTTACATTCCAAGCTTGCAATATTCAACAGATAATTTCGGTATTCCGTCTATAGAGAATGCTGCAAACATGAGAAGTATAATGGAAACTGTCCATAAGGAAATGGAGGATTTGGCAAAAATAATAGACAAGAAAATAGAAGACGGCATTTATCCTAAGGTAAAATATACATGCCTGTTGCGCGAAGGCGTTCCGGAAGAAGAAATTTTGAGTTATGCCCGTCATGAGAAACCGCTTATCATTGTTATGGGTACGAGGGGAGAACACCAGGAAAATTTGGAATTGATAGGGAGCGTTACTGCTGAAGTCATAGAGCGCAGTCCGGTCTTTGTTTATGCAATTCCGGAACAGGCTCCTTCAAAATCTATAGAAGATATTCACAAGGTTGCTCTATTTACGAGCTTTGACCAACGCGATTTGATTGCTTTTGATTCGCTGATTAAGACATTCAAAGATAATCAGTTTGAAATAACATTTATTCATATTAATTCGCATGAAGAGAAGCGCACTTGGAATGAAATCACGCTGGCGGGAATTAAAGAATATTTTAAGAAACAATATCCACAATTGGAGTTTGATTATGTAGCTGTAGATGAGTCGCATTTATTAAATAACATAGACCAGTTTATACAAACGAATAAAATAGATGTAATTTGTACATCAAATTACAAACGGAATATTTTTGCCCGTCTGTTTAACCCAAGCATGGCGCGTAAGATGCTGTTCCATTCTAATACGCCGCTTTTAATAATAAAATAA
- a CDS encoding YbjQ family protein, producing MLLTTTNTIEGKHITHYYGIVSGETIIGANVFRDLFASIRDIVGGRSGSYEKVLREAKDTALREMQEQAQTLGANAVIGVDLDYETVNGSMLMVTASGTAVTVV from the coding sequence ATGTTATTGACAACGACAAATACAATTGAAGGCAAGCACATTACTCATTATTATGGGATTGTGTCAGGTGAAACGATTATTGGAGCAAATGTTTTCCGTGATCTTTTTGCAAGCATTCGCGATATAGTAGGCGGACGCAGCGGTTCTTATGAAAAAGTATTAAGGGAAGCTAAAGATACAGCTTTACGTGAAATGCAGGAACAAGCACAGACGCTGGGTGCCAACGCAGTAATCGGAGTCGATTTGGATTATGAAACGGTAAACGGTTCCATGTTAATGGTAACAGCGAGTGGTACGGCTGTGACGGTTGTATAA
- a CDS encoding IS3 family transposase, producing the protein MHVRDKRLYGIAPMCRLLGVSKQAYYKHEDKLLHRLALESFVVDYVREVRRKDPGIGGGKLWQMYNRRFGTAWHVGFNRFYAIMERHGLKLRRRKRRAVTTDSRHGLPVYPNLVKALIPDAPCQLIVSDITYIVCWTDPLTGEYTFCYLSLITDYYTKEIVGYSVGETLDSRYPLEALEMALRHYGDRDLSGLIHHSDRGVQYASYEYTRRLKERQIRISMTESGNPKDNAVAERVNNTVKNELLGGMTFLNITQVREAVKAAVDFYNNERPHWSLDGMTPAEASRCKGELKKKWTSFRERAIKGQSRPQTGSLPASG; encoded by the coding sequence CTGCACGTCCGGGACAAGCGTCTTTACGGCATTGCCCCGATGTGCCGTCTGCTTGGTGTGAGCAAACAGGCCTACTACAAGCATGAGGACAAGCTTTTGCACCGCCTGGCGCTGGAATCTTTCGTTGTGGACTACGTCAGAGAGGTCCGCCGCAAGGATCCGGGCATAGGAGGAGGCAAGTTGTGGCAGATGTACAACCGCCGTTTCGGCACAGCCTGGCACGTGGGCTTCAACCGTTTTTATGCGATAATGGAACGCCACGGGCTTAAGCTCCGCCGCCGTAAGCGTCGTGCCGTGACGACCGATTCGCGCCACGGGCTTCCGGTCTATCCGAACCTGGTGAAAGCGCTGATACCCGATGCGCCCTGCCAGCTGATAGTGAGCGACATCACCTACATCGTATGCTGGACGGATCCGTTGACGGGGGAATACACGTTCTGCTACCTTTCGCTCATAACAGATTATTACACAAAGGAAATCGTGGGCTATAGCGTGGGCGAGACATTGGACTCCCGCTATCCCCTTGAAGCGCTGGAAATGGCCTTGCGGCACTATGGGGACAGGGACTTGAGCGGCCTGATCCACCATTCGGACCGGGGCGTACAATATGCCAGTTACGAGTACACGCGGCGTCTGAAGGAACGTCAGATCCGCATCAGCATGACCGAAAGCGGCAATCCGAAAGACAACGCGGTGGCCGAACGGGTGAACAACACGGTCAAGAATGAGCTGCTCGGCGGCATGACGTTCCTGAACATCACTCAGGTAAGGGAGGCGGTGAAGGCGGCGGTGGACTTTTATAACAACGAACGTCCCCACTGGAGCCTGGACGGCATGACGCCGGCCGAAGCCTCCCGGTGCAAGGGGGAGCTGAAGAAGAAGTGGACCAGTTTCCGGGAGAGAGCCATAAAAGGACAAAGCCGCCCACAGACTGGAAGCCTGCCGGCCTCCGGATGA
- a CDS encoding DUF3575 domain-containing protein, producing the protein MKRLLFVLLSCIGLSVSAQNWAVKTNLLYDMTATMNLGAEVRMSPQWTLDVSANWNPWTFSDNKKWKQLVVQPEARYWFCEAFNGHFVGAHLLGGIYNMGNWDTDFTFLGTDFGKLKDYRFEGWMVGMGIAYGYQWMLSKHWSVEAEIGIGYVYSQYDKYDCATCGETYEQDKPHHYVGPTKLALSLIYVF; encoded by the coding sequence ATGAAGCGTTTGCTTTTCGTCCTTTTGTCATGCATAGGACTGTCGGTTTCAGCGCAAAATTGGGCGGTGAAGACCAATCTGTTGTACGATATGACCGCGACCATGAATTTGGGAGCGGAAGTCCGTATGTCCCCACAGTGGACATTGGATGTATCCGCGAATTGGAATCCGTGGACCTTTTCCGACAACAAGAAGTGGAAACAGCTTGTTGTCCAGCCCGAGGCGCGCTATTGGTTTTGCGAGGCATTCAACGGTCACTTTGTAGGCGCGCACCTCTTGGGCGGCATCTACAACATGGGCAACTGGGATACCGATTTCACTTTCTTGGGCACCGATTTCGGCAAGCTGAAAGATTACCGTTTCGAAGGATGGATGGTGGGAATGGGCATTGCCTACGGATACCAATGGATGCTTTCCAAGCATTGGAGCGTAGAGGCGGAAATCGGTATCGGTTACGTGTATTCCCAATACGACAAGTACGACTGCGCCACGTGCGGCGAGACGTACGAACAGGATAAGCCCCATCATTATGTTGGCCCTACCAAGTTGGCTCTCAGCCTGATTTATGTCTTTTAA
- a CDS encoding DUF3868 domain-containing protein, with amino-acid sequence MKKTIIYIGFLLAFAGTAQAQEGLKGRITVNDVSLSVAGDSLRVQMDMDFSALHLPANRSVSLLPSLRMDTAIVRLPGVDVMGRRQYIQWQRNTGRSAMTQVIRRYNGTTQHLHYQTAVPIAERPGLVQVYLDEDSCGCLREVLADRNRLLAEQDFTPAVFTPHFVYVSPQAETRKTRHEKGAAYVDFPVNKTDIRPDYRGNRSELAKIENTINRIKGDADVSINRITIKGYASPEGAYANNRRLAEARTRSLVDYLKKEYPLDASLFRLDYEPENWEGLRAYIAKGSLPEKDALLSLIDSGLEADAKERRLRTEYPEAYRTLLRDCFPALRRSDYVVAYTVRGFDVEEARKLIWKEPQKLSLQEMYAVAQTYGTGSKEYNEVFETAVRLFPDDEAANLNAANAAMQRGDTAGAARYLEKAGDSASADYARGILAALKGEYDAASAYLQKAKAGGITEADDALRQIERMKK; translated from the coding sequence ATGAAGAAAACAATCATTTATATCGGTTTCCTCTTGGCTTTTGCCGGAACGGCACAGGCGCAAGAAGGGTTGAAAGGAAGAATTACGGTCAACGATGTCAGTCTGTCTGTCGCTGGAGATTCGCTTCGTGTACAGATGGATATGGACTTCTCGGCATTGCATCTTCCGGCAAACCGTTCGGTTTCTTTATTGCCTTCCCTCCGTATGGATACGGCAATTGTCCGCCTGCCCGGAGTAGACGTCATGGGGCGCAGGCAATACATTCAGTGGCAACGGAACACCGGCAGGAGTGCGATGACGCAAGTGATACGGCGTTATAACGGCACGACGCAACACCTGCATTACCAGACTGCCGTCCCCATAGCGGAACGCCCGGGGCTGGTGCAAGTATACTTGGACGAAGATTCATGCGGATGCTTGCGCGAAGTGTTGGCGGACCGCAACCGCCTGCTTGCCGAACAAGACTTTACACCGGCTGTATTTACGCCACACTTTGTCTACGTCAGCCCACAGGCGGAAACCCGTAAGACACGCCACGAGAAAGGGGCAGCCTACGTTGACTTCCCCGTCAACAAGACCGACATACGTCCCGATTATCGCGGCAACCGGTCGGAACTGGCAAAGATAGAAAACACCATCAACCGCATCAAAGGCGATGCGGACGTGTCCATCAACCGCATTACCATCAAAGGATACGCTTCGCCCGAAGGGGCGTATGCCAACAACCGCCGGCTGGCGGAAGCACGTACCCGCTCGCTGGTAGACTATCTGAAAAAGGAATATCCGCTCGACGCTTCCCTGTTCCGGTTAGATTACGAGCCGGAAAACTGGGAAGGTCTGCGTGCTTACATTGCAAAGGGCAGCTTGCCCGAAAAGGATGCGTTGCTCAGCTTGATAGACAGCGGTTTGGAAGCCGATGCCAAAGAGCGCCGCTTGCGCACGGAATACCCCGAAGCATACCGCACGTTGTTGCGCGACTGCTTCCCGGCTTTGCGCCGTTCCGATTATGTAGTGGCGTATACCGTACGCGGTTTCGATGTGGAGGAAGCCCGGAAGCTGATTTGGAAAGAGCCGCAAAAGCTTTCGCTGCAAGAGATGTATGCTGTGGCGCAGACCTACGGAACGGGCAGCAAGGAATACAATGAAGTGTTCGAAACAGCGGTACGGCTTTTCCCCGATGATGAGGCGGCAAACCTGAATGCGGCGAATGCGGCGATGCAGCGAGGTGATACCGCAGGGGCTGCCCGCTATTTAGAGAAGGCAGGAGACAGCGCATCGGCTGATTACGCGCGTGGCATACTGGCGGCATTAAAAGGCGAGTATGATGCAGCGTCCGCTTACCTACAAAAAGCGAAAGCGGGAGGAATAACGGAAGCCGATGATGCTTTGCGCCAAATAGAAAGGATGAAGAAGTGA
- a CDS encoding Mfa1 family fimbria major subunit (Members of this family are fimbrial shaft proteins (major subunit proteins), found in the Bacteriodetes. The family is named for Mfa1 from Porphyromonas gingivalis, and is related to but distinct from the family of FimA from the species.), which translates to MKRWSYLFMAMGIATAFSACSDEVDLSANNGGGTEESTSQVFMQFNLELPAVSRSTTTSDDDDDYVSSDAGVEIGKDYENQVSEVLVVITDATDDKFITKSSVVTATPTANNTTYVVPFSTTALTSYVGKSVNVYVYCNPTQELKEAESINVNMMTYALKSETDETIWTNNKFLMTNADDDYERTLPANLDDYRVETNPFDLETIKVERAAARFDYKSTVTDETYTLMEDEEGKPEVTVTLTDMALVNLSKEFYYLRRVSADGTNTSATIGGTEVGGTSANYVVDTDADWKSSYSSGSESDHFYYIYQPNDASASTYDWDRITDVTGTNGTDDNNNSWNTDNSKGDYKIWCYATENTIPAQVSNQKKGITTGVAFKGEIKGVSEGMKTLLNGTNTVYVFDNILWGTWENVEKAAEATESDKTTLANPSLAAAYNEATKEGYTDAKAVAAGFTIFRPNTTGKYEVLYYYWNRHNDNNNNGSMGPMEFAVVRNNVYKLSVTGVDKFGHPTDPDDDPDPENPEDPDEEDDVYFKVAVEVLPWVVRINNIEF; encoded by the coding sequence ATGAAAAGGTGGAGTTATTTATTCATGGCAATGGGTATCGCTACGGCATTTTCAGCTTGTAGCGATGAGGTTGACTTGTCAGCAAACAACGGAGGAGGTACAGAAGAAAGCACAAGCCAAGTGTTTATGCAATTCAATCTGGAACTTCCGGCAGTATCACGCAGCACTACGACTTCGGATGATGACGATGACTATGTTTCATCCGATGCAGGAGTGGAAATCGGGAAGGATTACGAAAACCAGGTTTCAGAAGTTTTGGTGGTAATCACAGATGCTACAGATGACAAGTTTATAACGAAAAGTTCTGTAGTAACCGCTACTCCTACAGCTAATAATACCACTTATGTAGTTCCATTCAGCACTACGGCATTGACAAGTTATGTAGGAAAATCTGTAAATGTATATGTTTACTGCAATCCGACACAAGAACTTAAAGAAGCAGAAAGCATCAATGTAAATATGATGACTTATGCATTGAAATCTGAAACTGATGAAACTATTTGGACTAACAATAAATTTTTGATGACCAATGCAGATGACGATTATGAGCGGACTTTGCCTGCCAATTTAGATGATTATAGAGTCGAGACCAATCCATTTGACTTAGAAACTATCAAAGTAGAGCGTGCCGCCGCCCGTTTTGATTATAAATCAACGGTTACTGACGAAACCTATACGTTAATGGAAGATGAAGAAGGAAAGCCGGAAGTAACAGTAACCTTAACGGATATGGCATTGGTAAACTTAAGCAAAGAGTTCTATTACCTGCGACGGGTATCTGCTGATGGAACCAATACATCTGCTACTATTGGTGGTACTGAAGTAGGTGGAACATCTGCTAATTATGTGGTAGATACGGATGCGGACTGGAAAAGTTCTTATTCTTCAGGCAGCGAATCTGACCATTTCTATTATATTTATCAGCCTAATGATGCCAGTGCTTCGACTTATGATTGGGATAGAATCACGGATGTTACAGGAACAAACGGAACAGATGATAACAATAATAGTTGGAATACAGATAACTCAAAAGGCGATTACAAAATCTGGTGTTACGCTACCGAAAACACGATTCCCGCTCAAGTTTCCAATCAGAAGAAAGGCATCACTACCGGGGTGGCTTTCAAAGGAGAAATTAAAGGCGTAAGTGAGGGTATGAAAACTTTGTTGAATGGTACCAATACCGTTTATGTATTCGATAACATCCTGTGGGGTACATGGGAGAACGTAGAAAAAGCCGCAGAAGCTACGGAAAGTGATAAAACAACTTTGGCAAATCCCTCATTGGCTGCTGCTTATAACGAAGCGACAAAAGAAGGTTACACAGACGCTAAAGCCGTAGCTGCCGGTTTCACCATATTCAGACCGAACACTACTGGGAAGTACGAAGTCCTTTACTATTATTGGAACCGTCATAACGATAACAACAATAACGGTTCCATGGGTCCCATGGAATTTGCCGTTGTGCGCAACAATGTGTATAAGCTGAGCGTAACGGGAGTGGATAAGTTCGGTCATCCTACAGACCCGGATGATGACCCCGACCCGGAAAATCCGGAAGACCCGGACGAAGAAGACGATGTTTACTTTAAAGTGGCAGTGGAGGTTCTTCCCTGGGTAGTACGCATCAATAATATTGAATTCTAA
- a CDS encoding FimB/Mfa2 family fimbrial subunit translates to MKRSIIPVAGAALLAALVTFASSSCDTVYDDDLQPCPTGVSLHFVYDYNMEYANAFPAKVDCITLYVFDSEGKHVTTCTETSDVLSREDYRMQIDLDEGDYRFIAYGGLACQAHSFAVGQEPKPGTHWSELSVEMVHDNLTSAQKLHDFYYGTAEGKVEENAYKEVTLRLMKNTNNLRVVLQQVNGKPLSDEDFTFAVTDDNTLFDNSNNLTANGTVTYSPWSQGCQSVGENEGEVTVAYAEFSTSRLVKEESHRPRLSIRRASDGENIIDIPLIDYLLLLKSDAYSEMGEQEFLDRESEWSLIFFLDDRGEWLKTQIVVNGWVVRLNGMVIEF, encoded by the coding sequence ATGAAACGGAGTATAATCCCGGTTGCAGGTGCGGCATTGCTGGCCGCATTGGTAACCTTCGCGTCATCCTCATGTGATACGGTCTATGACGATGACTTGCAGCCTTGCCCTACTGGCGTTTCCCTGCATTTTGTCTACGATTACAACATGGAATACGCCAATGCCTTTCCGGCAAAGGTAGATTGTATAACCCTTTATGTGTTCGACAGCGAGGGGAAACACGTCACCACTTGTACGGAAACCAGCGATGTGCTGAGCCGTGAAGATTATCGTATGCAGATTGACTTGGATGAGGGGGATTACCGTTTCATTGCCTATGGCGGGTTGGCTTGCCAAGCCCATTCTTTTGCGGTGGGGCAAGAACCGAAGCCGGGAACGCACTGGTCGGAATTGTCGGTCGAAATGGTGCACGATAACCTTACGTCCGCCCAAAAGTTGCACGATTTTTATTATGGGACGGCAGAAGGCAAGGTAGAGGAGAACGCCTATAAAGAGGTCACGCTCCGCCTGATGAAAAACACCAACAACCTCCGTGTGGTGCTTCAGCAGGTCAATGGCAAACCTTTGTCGGATGAAGACTTTACCTTCGCCGTGACCGATGACAACACGTTGTTTGACAACAGCAACAATCTGACAGCCAACGGAACGGTTACTTATTCGCCTTGGTCGCAAGGATGCCAGTCTGTAGGCGAGAATGAAGGAGAGGTGACGGTGGCATACGCCGAGTTTTCCACCTCAAGGCTGGTAAAAGAGGAAAGCCATCGTCCCCGCTTGTCCATCCGGCGTGCATCCGACGGGGAAAATATCATAGACATTCCGCTGATTGATTACCTGTTGCTGTTGAAAAGCGACGCATACAGCGAAATGGGCGAACAGGAGTTTCTGGACCGTGAAAGTGAATGGTCGTTGATATTCTTCTTAGATGACCGTGGGGAATGGCTGAAGACACAAATTGTGGTAAACGGCTGGGTAGTCCGGCTGAATGGAATGGTAATCGAATTTTAA
- a CDS encoding FimB/Mfa2 family fimbrial subunit, which yields MKRWFLYIGACLLAFVCFACTGEMEADGSGKERSIKLQLQLSLPMDASARTTRTTSGFEAGSKYENYINFNDVNSYRIYFFDTNNNYITRFIPTKTVMTEATEYTLYSVEGEVPEDVLRHASNNAMDFKIVVLANWENYEEPEAGSALKTICNADWAQFEILKSFELGEENLIPFYGVNEYEDVPVQYGGTITLKESIPLLRAMAKVEVILDKEDELDTEEVSFSDVTLHGYNSKGYCAPMNGAYPQNGHILHLIGDQNEEGSINKTIPFLRTQSDNKKETWIAYVPEYDNTSDEDNAAYIELRFDIQTETDEKDFVIHFADDQTDIENTSFDITRNHLYRFNVTIDPKGNLAVEVNDWENVFNNDFIF from the coding sequence ATGAAAAGATGGTTTCTCTATATAGGTGCATGTTTGCTGGCGTTCGTCTGCTTTGCCTGTACGGGCGAAATGGAGGCAGACGGCAGTGGCAAGGAAAGGAGCATAAAACTCCAGTTGCAGCTTTCCTTGCCTATGGACGCATCTGCCCGTACGACACGCACGACATCCGGTTTTGAAGCAGGCAGCAAGTATGAAAACTACATCAATTTCAACGATGTAAACAGTTACCGGATCTATTTCTTCGATACAAACAACAACTATATTACCCGGTTTATTCCAACCAAGACCGTAATGACCGAAGCGACTGAATACACGTTGTATAGTGTGGAAGGGGAAGTGCCGGAGGATGTCCTCCGACATGCATCAAATAATGCAATGGATTTCAAGATTGTTGTTTTGGCGAATTGGGAAAATTACGAAGAACCTGAAGCAGGAAGCGCACTTAAAACGATTTGCAATGCGGATTGGGCACAATTCGAGATTTTAAAGTCTTTTGAACTGGGCGAAGAGAACCTTATCCCTTTCTATGGTGTCAACGAATACGAGGATGTACCGGTTCAGTATGGCGGAACCATCACTTTAAAAGAATCTATCCCATTGCTTCGTGCCATGGCGAAAGTGGAGGTAATACTCGACAAAGAAGACGAGTTGGACACGGAAGAGGTGTCTTTTAGCGATGTTACCCTTCACGGCTATAATTCAAAAGGTTATTGTGCTCCTATGAATGGTGCATATCCACAGAACGGGCACATTTTGCATTTGATTGGAGACCAGAACGAAGAGGGTTCAATCAATAAGACTATCCCTTTTTTACGAACCCAATCAGACAATAAAAAAGAAACATGGATAGCTTATGTCCCAGAGTATGACAATACATCGGACGAGGACAATGCCGCTTATATCGAACTTCGCTTTGATATTCAAACAGAAACGGATGAGAAAGATTTTGTCATTCACTTTGCGGATGATCAAACAGATATTGAGAATACATCTTTTGATATTACCCGCAACCACCTTTACCGTTTCAATGTAACGATAGACCCCAAAGGAAATTTGGCGGTTGAAGTGAATGATTGGGAAAATGTTTTTAATAATGATTTTATTTTCTAA
- a CDS encoding DUF4906 domain-containing protein, translating to MRYLVFLSAILCANILLGSCSEEKLAADKETSSNFEEGELTLASLKLAVNSFEVDVQSDSRAPEEDTEAERAIHDIWVFQFDATENHNLLIYPRYYTIANQSELDNLQVWLKPNITSTVYIVANTNQPNWITDETDVSSRANLEAQELYNLEPQFTNEGQSLSIPMTGYKDNVIINEESGTATNEVTIPVTRMFAKLCVKANINIDYMTLRSIAISRIPKASKVTARTGEGDDKTDYQNGYYYWNTTTFDLNGEEEHIVYVAENMQGIIEEDNNSGKNEGNAPAKALRLTVEVDRKDPVTGDNTHPNYVVYPGGNVLTDFNIKRNCIYNVTINITWDQDVHIPSSNCFVVVPGNLLSFEPYYREEKGGGYNFKDYLDVNDETGKKVIDKVEIIWQSKDAIGDNSNGDLVWYNSETQKIYVKTNTEGNALIAAYNKDDEIIWSWHIWVTDHDPANLSNAVRYTTYVWDSNGIYPDRPRTSGLEVMSCNLGALANEPENGQDTKPFGMLYQWGRKDPFPPVLKGNPGNYTVQNVGEYYDNSNEQVVGMTSAVDSTQLFHSISGTYMLNLSDPVYYAIQHPTVFICGTKEVMKGEQYVENILNYVAEGDWNHKHDDKLWGGLPPADDGSMEKYTINSQRNVHIYDNYGSSKTIFDPCPYGWRTAPGELWLGFTKTGLNPTNWDEVNNYPAPGWNSSWWGTYIYMQSWKGENGNGYTYFPNQGTRVGDGYGIRVGSCGNYHNATTDSDNRVNILHIHNSARLFHIFEFEFPMYYVKSVAGPIRCVRDPNPGQ from the coding sequence ATGAGGTATCTTGTATTTCTTTCTGCAATATTATGTGCAAATATTCTGTTAGGAAGCTGTTCCGAAGAAAAATTGGCAGCAGATAAAGAAACTTCTTCTAATTTTGAAGAAGGGGAATTGACATTGGCATCTCTCAAATTGGCTGTTAATAGTTTTGAAGTTGATGTACAATCTGATTCAAGAGCACCGGAAGAAGATACAGAGGCGGAAAGAGCTATCCATGATATTTGGGTATTTCAATTTGATGCAACAGAGAATCATAATCTGCTTATCTATCCTCGTTATTATACTATTGCTAATCAGTCGGAACTGGATAACCTTCAAGTGTGGCTGAAGCCCAACATCACGTCTACCGTTTATATAGTGGCAAATACCAACCAACCGAACTGGATAACCGACGAAACAGATGTTAGTTCTCGTGCAAATTTAGAAGCCCAAGAATTATATAATTTAGAACCCCAATTTACGAATGAAGGACAAAGCCTTTCCATTCCGATGACAGGATATAAAGACAATGTAATAATTAATGAAGAAAGTGGAACGGCAACGAATGAAGTTACTATTCCCGTCACCCGTATGTTTGCCAAATTGTGTGTAAAAGCAAATATAAACATTGATTATATGACATTGCGTTCTATAGCTATCAGCCGAATCCCTAAAGCCAGCAAAGTGACTGCACGGACAGGAGAAGGTGATGATAAAACAGACTATCAAAACGGATATTATTACTGGAACACAACGACTTTCGATTTAAATGGTGAAGAAGAACATATAGTATATGTTGCGGAAAATATGCAAGGAATCATAGAAGAAGATAATAACTCAGGAAAAAATGAAGGAAATGCTCCGGCAAAAGCCCTTCGATTGACCGTTGAAGTAGACAGAAAAGATCCGGTTACCGGAGATAATACACACCCCAATTATGTCGTTTATCCTGGAGGAAATGTATTAACAGATTTCAATATTAAACGGAATTGTATTTATAATGTAACCATTAACATAACCTGGGATCAAGATGTGCATATACCTTCCTCTAATTGTTTTGTCGTAGTACCAGGCAATCTGCTTTCGTTCGAGCCTTATTATCGTGAAGAAAAAGGGGGAGGTTACAACTTCAAAGATTATCTGGATGTAAATGACGAAACAGGGAAAAAAGTCATTGACAAAGTGGAGATTATCTGGCAGTCAAAGGATGCTATTGGTGACAACTCTAATGGAGACCTTGTTTGGTATAATTCAGAGACACAAAAAATCTATGTTAAAACGAATACAGAAGGTAACGCATTAATAGCTGCTTACAACAAGGACGATGAGATTATTTGGTCATGGCATATTTGGGTAACAGACCATGACCCTGCCAATTTAAGCAATGCCGTCAGGTATACAACTTATGTGTGGGATAGTAATGGGATTTATCCTGACCGACCTCGAACTTCCGGATTGGAAGTCATGTCTTGCAACTTAGGGGCATTGGCTAATGAGCCGGAAAACGGTCAAGACACAAAACCTTTTGGGATGTTATATCAATGGGGACGGAAAGACCCATTTCCTCCTGTATTAAAAGGAAATCCTGGAAACTATACGGTTCAAAATGTAGGAGAATATTATGATAATTCCAATGAACAAGTTGTGGGGATGACTTCGGCTGTAGACTCGACCCAGCTTTTTCATTCAATATCAGGAACTTATATGTTAAACTTGAGTGACCCTGTATATTATGCGATTCAGCATCCCACTGTTTTTATATGTGGAACAAAAGAAGTTATGAAAGGAGAACAGTATGTAGAAAATATTTTAAATTATGTTGCGGAAGGGGATTGGAATCACAAACACGATGACAAACTATGGGGAGGATTACCGCCCGCAGATGATGGTAGCATGGAAAAATACACGATTAACTCACAAAGGAATGTACATATATATGATAATTATGGATCTTCAAAAACGATTTTTGACCCTTGTCCCTATGGCTGGAGAACAGCACCTGGCGAGTTATGGTTAGGATTTACTAAAACAGGACTTAATCCCACGAATTGGGATGAGGTCAATAATTATCCGGCACCAGGTTGGAATTCATCTTGGTGGGGTACTTATATTTATATGCAAAGTTGGAAAGGGGAAAACGGGAATGGTTACACTTATTTTCCTAATCAAGGAACTCGTGTAGGCGATGGATATGGCATAAGAGTTGGAAGTTGCGGGAATTACCATAATGCTACTACAGACAGTGATAACCGGGTAAATATTTTACATATTCATAATAGTGCAAGATTATTTCATATTTTTGAATTCGAATTTCCGATGTATTATGTCAAATCAGTCGCCGGCCCTATCCGCTGTGTTCGTGACCCCAATCCAGGACAATAA